A genomic window from Fusarium oxysporum Fo47 chromosome X, complete sequence includes:
- a CDS encoding uncharacterized protein (expressed protein), which produces MQQAVAAFLDWNTAYGLVHRATNLVGKGQRVFVHSISGAVGYAIMTLCLLEGAEVYGTASERNHESLRQLGVIPFTYANKNWVSEMKQRGGAHVVYDPIGFEHYDDSWDILITDEPSRLVGFGGNMNILQGDDAKPRSQYVGMAKLLAKNGCLFTKRSTSFYYIDRDRATFMEDLQAVMNLLIDEKVQVPIKKVWDLENVREPHEAWGKVPGMGSCLIRVDPNAP; this is translated from the coding sequence ATGCAACAGGCGGTCGCTGCTTTTCTTGATTGGAACACTGCTTATGGTCTTGTTCATCGAGCGACCAATTTGGTCGGTAAAGGCCAGCGCGTCTTCGTTCATTCCATTAGTGGAGCTGTAGGCTATGCCATTATGACTCTGTGCCTTCTGGAGGGCGCTGAGGTTTACGGTACTGCCTCAGAGCGCAACCATGAGTCGCTTCGCCAGCTGGGAGTAATACCCTTCACCTACGCCAACAAGAACTGGGTCAGCGAAATGAAGCAGCGCGGTGGTGCACACGTAGTCTATGACCCCATTGGCTTTGAGCACTACGATGATTCATGGgacatcctcatcaccgaCGAGCCCTCCCGTCTTGTCGGTTTCGGTGGTAACATGAACATTCTCCAGGGCGATGACGCCAAACCGCGATCACAGTATGTCGGAATGGCCAAACTTCTGGCCAAGAACGGCTGCTTGTTTACCAAGAGAAGCACATCATTCTACTACATTGACCGCGATCGCGCGACATTCAtggaagatcttcaagcCGTCATGAATCTTCTCATTGACGAAAAGGTTCAGGTACCGATCAAGAAGGTGTGGGATCTGGAGAACGTGCGGGAGCCCCATGAGGCTTGGGGTAAGGTCCCTGGAATGGGATCTTGCTTGATCCGTGTCGACCCCAATGCTCCTTGA
- a CDS encoding Alpha/beta hydrolase fold-1 yields MAGFNAVLLITGAWHVPEHYKKLIHELERHGIRVICERLPTNNNAVPPNKTIQDDIDFIKDIVSKEAAAGTHLTVIGHSWGGMLASAALASFAVSPESKEGGVTDMIFIAAFVPSENDSLAGLFGGKLPPALVPKSDGTLVPTDPIHLFYNDLPEEEAQWAKNTMVAHGTDVQYAPINCEKVAWHVVPLTYIICEEDQGLLSFLQEGMIEKVEEQGVIVQKYRLPSSHSPFLSMPKKLAYIVLEVMNSR; encoded by the coding sequence ATGGCAGGCTTCAACGCAGTCCTCTTGATCACAGGAGCCTGGCACGTCCCTGAGCACTACAAAAAGCTCATTCATGAGCTGGAGAGACATGGTATAAGAGTCATCTGTGAGCGCCTTCCAACAAACAATAACGCTGTGCCGCCAAACAAAACAATCCAAGATGACATCGACTTCATCAAAGACATCGTCTCCAAAGAGGCTGCTGCAGGCACGCATCTCACTGTCATTGGTCATTCGTGGGGAGGCATGCTTgcttctgcagctttggCGAGCTTTGCTGTTTCGCCTGAGTCAAAAGAAGGGGGTGTCACTGATATGATCTTCATCGCCGCCTTTGTTCCTTCGGAAAATGATTCATTGGCCGGCCTCTTCGGTGGAAAGCTGCCTCCTGCGCTTGTTCCTAAATCTGATGGGACTCTTGTGCCGACTGATCCCATTCATCTTTTCTACAATGATCTGCCGGAGGAGGAAGCTCAATGGGCCAAGAATACAATGGTTGCCCATGGTACGGATGTTCAATACGCTCCTATCAATTGCGAGAAAGTGGCATGGCATGTTGTTCCACTGACGTACATCATTTGTGAAGAGGATCAAGGATTGCTCAGCTTTTTGCAGGAGGGTAtgattgagaaggttgaagaacaGGGGGTCATCGTTCAGAAGTATCGGTTGCCTTCCTCTCATAGCCCTTTCCTGAGTATGCCCAAAAAGCTTGCCTACATCGTGTTGGAGGTCATGAACTCACGATAA
- a CDS encoding peptidase family S58-domain-containing protein: MGGGLDLSKRVRLRELLPELYLGRWQPGHLNSITDVPGVLVHTESIQPDQDVNTGVTAILPRADWFDYSCHAAIFKFNGCGEMTGSHWIEESGTLTSPILLTTNSSIGEAFRGVYDYATKYHATKEGDVNLFAFPLVAETYDGYLNKQTRFALTPDHVVRGIRNASADAVPEGCTGGGTGMICHRFKGGTGSSSRVVPGLDSKGSTKDYTVGVLVQANYGLKEDLHIGGVPVGRILISEAQAPSSSEMPAIHGPHVDGSIIIIIATDIPLLPVQLQRLAKRATVGLSRVGGYGSNGSGDIFLAFSTAAKIPMQRLEGGDLDPFIPTSFEVGTVHNETINGAFEAVADATEEAICNALCMAKTMTGYKGRTVEALDLKRVREIVTKRL, from the coding sequence ATGGGTGGCGGTCTGGATCTCTCCAAGCGAGTCCGTCTCCGCGAACTCCTGCCTGAGCTCTACTTGGGCAGATGGCAGCCAGGTCATCTAAACTCCATCACCGATGTCCCAGGCGTTCTCGTTCACACCGAGTCAATCCAACCAGACCAGGATGTCAACACTGGAGTCACCGCTATTCTTCCTCGAGCAGACTGGTTCGACTACTCATGTCACGCTGCCATCTTCAAGTTCAATGGCTGTGGGGAGATGACGGGCTCTCACTGGATTGAGGAATCGGGCACACTGACATCACCGATTCTTTTGACGACAAACTCATCCATTGGAGAAGCTTTTCGAGGCGTTTATGACTACGCGACTAAGTATCACGCGACTAAAGAGGGAGACGTTAACTTATTTGCGTTTCCTCTTGTGGCAGAGACATACGATGGATACCTCAACAAGCAAACCCGCTTTGCCTTGACTCCAGATCATGTTGTCCGGGGTATTCGCAATGCGTCTGCTGATGCAGTACCTGAAGGTTGTACTGGAGGCGGCACGGGAATGATATGCCACCGCTTCAAGGGAGGGACAGGATCTAGCAGCCGTGTTGTGCCTGGCTTGGATAGTAAAGGCAGCACAAAAGATTACACTGTTGGCGTACTTGTCCAAGCCAACTATGGACTCAAGGAAGACCTTCACATTGGCGGAGTTCCAGTTGGAAGAATTCTGATCTCAGAGGCTCAAGcgccttcttcatcagagaTGCCCGCGATTCACGGACCTCACGTCGACGGtagcatcatcatcatcatcgctacAGACATTCCCCTGCTCCCAGTTCAGCTTCAGCGACTTGCCAAGCGCGCTACTGTAGGACTGTCACGCGTCGGCGGCTATGGCAGCAATGGCTCAGGCGACATCTTCCTGGCCTTCTCTACAGCCGCCAAGATTCCTATGCAACGTCTGGAAGGGGGAGATTTGGATCCCTTCATACCTACGTCTTTCGAAGTTGGGACAGTGCACAATGAGACAATCAATGGCGCGTTTGAGGCTGTTGCGGACGCGACCGAGGAGGCCATCTGCAACGCTCTGTGCATGGCGAAAACTATGACTGGATACAAAGGGCGCACTGTCGAGGCACTGGATCTCAAGAGGGTTAGGGAGATAGTGACAAAGCGACTGTAA